Proteins from one Procambarus clarkii isolate CNS0578487 chromosome 8, FALCON_Pclarkii_2.0, whole genome shotgun sequence genomic window:
- the LOC138359867 gene encoding uncharacterized protein, translated as MTDDLEWWWAWSGAAGGAWAAMVCVVVVVGSVVNAAVLVHWVTSRPSHQSPAVALHVTDLFLCILAAPLRYAHAPPIPSPEASNISVMETAISSTNLTLEAPNLLSQQGHDIGLDIPIFSANISLDSPLPEAITRLNNPTPDNSISMAVNANANLSNRWPRRLWCVCLASLHVVVVVAIHRVALLLRCSSTIPLAPRLASPVLVLTVAVVGAASLVGGLHATGNFTRSLPLLGVAQLPPEGSRPPALVVGFLSYVVGLCGITSLCYIVIIAALVYQGRGREVPVPTVVHQPSCNSLNNAVPSPSEAEIVTQGYAHERAVRACMTVVSVLVTLVVCWAVPVTLSLYALVNDASMTPALNYSDALLLLSGLIHPFVYGEGWAAMSACVAGLRHGASTAAYRLRVTQRTRTRVRATDLQRGGGGTRGQGRCCCCWPCTSHPPPPHTQPLSQTACTFVNSFPLKCALPLPDIEQ; from the exons ATGACTGAtgatttggagtggtggtgggcgtggtcgGGGGCTGCGGGCGGGGCGTGGGCggcgatggtgtgtgtggtggtagtggtcggcaGCGTCGTCAATGCAGCAGTCTTGGTGCACTGGGTCACCTCCCGCCCCTCTCACCAGTCTCCAGCAGTTGCTCTGCATGTTACCGACCTCTTCCTGTGTATTCTCGCCGCCCCTCTCAGGTACGCCCACGCACCGCCCATTCCTTCCCCTGAAGCCTCCAATATCAGCGTCATGGAAACGGCCATTTCCTCGACCAACTTGACACTGGAAGCACCAAACTTATTGTCTCAACAAGGACATGATATTGGTTTGGACATTCCGATATTTAGTGCTAATATCAGCTTGGACAGCCCCTTGCCTGAAGCCATCACCAGACTGAACAACCCTACACCTGACAACAGCATCAGCATGGCGGTCAACGCTAATGCTAACCTGAGTAACC GCTGGCCCAGgcggctgtggtgtgtgtgtctggcgtcactacacgtggtggtggtggtggccatacaCCGCGTTGCACTGCTTCTGCGGTGCTCCTCCACCATACCCCTCGCCCCCAGGCTAGCGTCACCAGtactggtgttgacagtggcgGTTGTTGGTGCAGCATCACTGGTGGGAGGGCTGCATGCCACAGGTAACTTCACAAGAAGCCTGCCACTGCTGGGTGTGGCTCAGCTACCTCCAGAGGGATCGCGTCCTCCAGCCCTGGTGGTGGGCTTCCTGTCCTACGTGGTGGGTTTATGTGGCATCACTTCCCTCTGTTATATTGTGATTATTGCTGCTCTCGTGTatcaggggagagggagggaggtgccaGTCCCGACCGTGGTCCACCAGCCCTCCTGCAACAGTCTCAACAATGCAGTTCCTTCGCCGTCCGAGGCTGAGATAGTGACGCAAGGTTACGCACACGAGAGGGCGGTACGGGCATGTATGACGGTAGTGTCCGTGCTGGTGACATTGGTAGTATGCTGGGCCGTGCCTGTCACCCTGTCACTCTATGCCCTCGTGAATGATGCCTCCATGACGCCCGCCCTTAATTACAGTGACGCCCTTCTTCTGCTCTCTGGTCTCATTCATCCATTCGTGTACGGAGAAGGCTGGGCGGCCATGTCGGCGTGCGTGGCGGGGCTGCGTCACGGGGCCTCTACTGCAGCTTACCGACTGAGAGTAACACAACGAACAAGAACAAGGGTTCGAGCCACGGACCTCCAGCGGGGAGGTGGAGGCACGCGAGGGCAGgggaggtgctgctgctgctggccctgtacctcacaccctccaccacctcacactcaACCCTTATCCCAGACCGCCTGCACCTTCGTCAACAGCTTCCCACTCAAGTGCGCTCTCCCTCTACCAGACATTGAGCAGTGA